The Shewanella halotolerans region GATAAGCAGATCCGCCTCTACTTCAAGATGCCGGGCACGGTTATCCTGCTGGATCAGCAGAACAACATTCTCTCCCACAGCGATATCGACGCCGCCGACATCAACCGCGTCTTCCATATCAGCCAGAAGATCCCCTCGGCGCTGCACTCAGTGCCCGAGTCTGAGCTGTTCGATGCCCACGAGGGGATCATGCGCAACGGCTACTATATCCACTCGGTGGCGCTGCAGAACGCCCCCTGGCGCCTGCTCTACCTGCAGGATGAGAACGAGCTGTTTAAGGACTCCTGGGAGAAGCTGGAGCTGACCTTCCTGCTGGTGGTGATCGCCCTGTCTGTGCTGGTGACCATAGTGCACTGGCAGACCCGCCGCTCCTTCGTTAACCCGGCGTCGCGCCTGCTGTCGCACCTGGAGGGCTGCTCTCAGGAGCCACGCAAGCCACCGGCCAAGATCACCCAGGGCTGGGAGCCATGGTTCCAGCTGGTGAGTCGCATCTTCGAAGAGAACCAGCAATATACCCGTCACCTGGCGGAGCAGAACCGTCGCCTGGATAACCTGGTGGCGCGGCGCACCGAGCGTCTTAAGGAGACCACGGAGCGGCGCGAGCGGGAATACGCCCTGTTACGCTCCCTGCTGGATTCCATCCCCGAGGCGATCATCTTCAAGGATAAAGAGGGTAAATACCTGGGCTGTAACAAGTCCGCCGAGCGCATGCTGGGATATACCGAGAGCGAGATGATAGGCCAGGATTCCCAGACTATGACCAGCAACGAGCAGTCGATGCGGATCCGCGCCGAGGATGAGCGGGTGCTGTCCGAGCGTACGCCGCTGCGCTATCAGGAGAAGGTGGAGCTGGCGGGCAAGCCGGTGCTGCTCGATACCCTCAAGCTGCCTTTCTACAACCGCCGTGGCGAGCTGCTGGGTCTGATTGCCGTGTGGCGTGACGTGACCAGAGAGTATGAATCTGCCGAGCAGCTCAGGCTGTCGGAGGAGCGTTATCACCTGGCGATGGACGCGGTTGAAGATGGCCTGTGGGACTGGTATCTGGATTCGGAGCAGATCATCTGTAACCCGGCCTACTACTCTATGCTCGGCTATAAGAGCAACGAATTCCCGGCCCTGGTCTCCACCATAGACGAGCTGGTGCATCCGGACGATCGCATCCGGGTACAGGAGTATCGCGAGCAATACCTGGCGGATCCTATCGGTGCCTACGACGTGGAATTCCGTATGCGCGGCAAGAGCGGCATGTACCACTGGGTGCTCAGCCGTGGCCGTGTGGTGGAGTTCACCTCGGACAACCAGCCTAAGCGTATGGTGGGTACCCACAAGGATATTACCCGCCATAAGAGCAACGAGGTGGCGCTGCTGGAGGCCAAGCAGGACGCCGAATCGGCCAACCTCTATAAGAGTGAGTTCCTGGCCAACATGAGTCACGAGATCCGCACGCCGATGAACGCCATTATCGGTATGTTGCAGCTGGCCAGCCGGACTCAGTTGACGCCACAGCAGGCGGATTACCTGGACAAGGCGGGCTTCTCGGCCCAGTCACTGCTGCGCATCATCAACGATATCCTCGACTTCTCCAAGATCGAGGCCGGTAAGCTGGAGCTGGAACGGGTGGCCTTCCCGCTGGATAAGGTGCTGGACCACGCCCTGGATCTCAATGCCCTCAAGGCGCAGGAGAAGGGGGTCGAGCTGCTGCTGTATGCACCTGTCACCGCCGGGCTTATCCTCGAAGGGGATCCGCTGCGTTTGGGTCAGGTGCTGATCAACATGCTCAGCAACGCGGTCAAATTTACCCAGAGCGGCGAGATCGAGCTGGGCTGTGAAGATGTGGGCGAGCGGGATCACCGCATCACCCTCAAGTTCTGGGTGCGCGATACCGGCATAGGGATCAGCAAGGAGCAGCAGGAGAGCCTGTTCGACGCCTTCGCCCAGGCCGACGGCTCGACCACCCGCAAGTATGGCGGCACAGGTCTTGGCCTCTCCATCAGTAAACATCTGGTCTCCATGATGGGCGGCACCATGCAGGTGCAGAGTGAGCTGGGGGTCGGCAGTACCTTCAGCTTCACCATCAGCTTCGAGATCGCCGAAGAGGCCGAGGTGAAACCGCTTATCGTGCCCGAGGTGATCGGCAACCTGAAGACGCTGGTGGTGGACGACAACCCGACGGCGCTGCAGATCTATTCTACCGCCATGCGCGACTTCCACTTCGACGTGGACACAGCATCCAACGGCGCCGAGGCGCTATACAAGCTGGAACACAGGCCGGTGGATCTCCTGCTGCTGGACTGGATGATGCCAGAGATGGATGGGGTCGAGGTGATCAAGGCGCTGGATGCCATGGTGGCCGACGGCCGCCTGGAGAAACGCCCGGTGATCATCATGATGACCGCCTATGCCTCCGAGCCGCTTAAGGAAGATCTGGACGATCTCGACATCTACGCCATGTTGCAGAAGCCGTTCAAGGCCTCGGCCCTGTTCGACGAGATCATCGCCGCCTTCATCGACAAGCCTAAGATCAATCCGGCGGCCGCGCTGCCGGTGGAAGGCAACGCCACGGGCACAGGGCAGATCCTGCTGGTGGAAGACAACTTCATCAACCAACAGGTGGCGACCGAGCTGCTCAAGAGCGCGGGTTACGAGGTGGACGTGGCCGAGAATGGTCAGGTGGCCCTGGATATGGTGGACGCCAAGCAATACGACGCCGTGCTGATGGATATTCAGATGCCAGTGATGGACGGTCTGACGGCCACCAAGGAGCTGCGTAAGCGCTACACCAAGGAGGAGCTGCCGGTGATCGCCATGACGGCCCACGCCATGTCGGGGGATCGCGAGAAGAGTCTGGCGGCGGGCATGAACGCCCACATCACTAAGCCTATCGTGCTCAACGAGCTGTTCGACACCCTGGCCCAGTGGATAGTGCGTCACTAATCAGACAGTGCAATGCGCATGTGCGAGAACAGAAGGGGCCCAGGCCCCTTTTTTGTGGCTGTCGCTACGCTGGCCAACAAGGTGGGGAGGCTTGTGATGCGGCGTGAATTATTTGCACTTGAGCCTGAATTGAGACCTGTTAAGCTAAGTGACTGATATTCACGAGACGCATAATATTTGAACAACTCAGTCTCCCATTAAAAGTCTCAGCAAGGAGATAACATGAGACCCTCTACACTCGCGCTGGCCCTTGCCCTCATTCTGGTCCCGACTGGCCCCCTGCTCGCCATCGAAAATAGCGCTAAGGTGATCAAGAGCAGTCAGGCCGCCAAAGGCTTTATCAACCTCTTCTATCAGCAAGGTTCGGGCGATCTCTACCTGGAGGCGACCCGCCTCAAGCAGCCGTTCTTGTTGGTCACCAGCCTGCCCCATGGCGTGGGCTCTAACGATATCGGTCTGGATCGCGGCCAGCTGGGGATGACCCGCCTGGTGCAGTTTGAGCGCCACGGCCCCTATCTCATCCTGAAACAACTCAACACCCGCTACCGGGTGACCACAGACAACGGCGCCGAGCAGCGGGCAGTCAAAGAGGCCTTCGCCGAGTCTGTGCTCTGGCGCGGCAAGCTGCTGGAAGGCAAGCAGGCGCTGGTGTCGATCAAGGATCTTGTGCTGCGTGACCTGCACGGCATAGCCGACACCCTGGAGCAGACCAAGCAGGGGCATTATCAGCTGGATAAGGAGACCTCGCTCATCCTGCCTCAGGGGGTGAAATCCTTCGAGCGTAACAGCGATGTAGACGTACTGCTCACCTTCAAGGGCGCCAAGGCCGGGCCTCAGGTGGCCGAGGTCACCCCAGACGGCAAACAGATGTCGCTGCGGATGCGCTACTCCTTCGTCGAGCTGCCGGACGACAACTACCAGCCCAGGGCCTATCACCCCAACAGCGGCTACCTGTCCGATGAGTATCTGGATTACGGCGCGCCGATCGATAAGGACATAGTGCAGCGTCATCTGCTGCGTCACCGCCTGCAGAAGGTCGTCCCGGGCGATGCCCCCAGCGAGGTGGTGAAACCTATCATCTACTACCTGGATCCCGGTGTGCCCGAGCCCATTCGTAGCGCCCTGCTAGAGGGCGCTCGCTGGTGGGAGACCGCCTTCAACGAGGCCGGCTTCATCAACGGCTTCAAGGTGGAACTGTTGCCGGAAGATGCCGACCCTCAGGATATTCGTTACAACGTGATCCAGTGGGTACACAGGGCGACCCGTGGCTGGTCTTACGGCAGCGCCATCGCCGATCCCCGCACAGGTGAGATCATCAAGGGCCATGTGACCTTGGGCAGTCAGCGGGTCAGGCAAGATCACCTCATCGCCCGTGGCCTCACCGCGGGCTGGCAAGACAGAGAGGCGGTCGCCCAGGCGGTGACAGACCTTTCCCTGGCGCGTATTCGCCAGCTGTCGGCCCATGAGGTGGGCCACACCTTAGGCCTAGATCATAACTTCGCGGCGTCGAGTAACGATAACGCCTCTGTGATGGATTATCCGCACCCCAAGGCAACCCTAAAGGGCGACAAGATAGATATTTCTGCCCCCTATGATGAGGGCGTCGGTGCCTGGGACAAGTTTACCGTAGCCTATGGCTATGGTCAGTTTAGCGCGGAGGATCAACAGACTAAGCTGACCGAGCTGATGCAGGCAGTGGAGCGTCAGGGGCTAAGATATATCGGCGAGGCAGATTCGCGCCGCGCCGGTGCCAGCCATGCCTACGCCAGTCTGTGGGACAATGGCCAGGATCCTGTGGCCGAACTGAGCCGCCTGGCCAAGGTACGCGAGGCGGCCATCGACGGCTTTAGCGATGCCGCCTTGCTGCAAGGCCAGCCCTATGGCGAGCTGCGCGATGCCTTCGTCCCCATCTATCTGCTAACCCGCTATCAAATAGAAGCCGCGGCCAAGTTTATCGGCGGCACCGACTATACCTATTCCACCCAGGAGGGCGGGCGCAGCTGGCATTATATGGCGCCTGAGCTGCAAAAGAATGCTCTGGACGCACTGCTGCAGGGCCTGAGCGTGGATGCCCTGGCGCTGCCGACTAAGGTGACCGATGCCCTGGTGCCTAAGTCGGGTAACTATGGCGCCACCCGCGAGAGCTTCGATAGCGCCACCGGTGTGGTGATCGACCCTATCGGCATGGCCGAGGTGCTGAGTCGTCACACCTGCGGGCAGCTGCTGCAGCCGATGCGACTCAATCGCGTCAATCAGGGCTACTTTGCCGACAAGGAGCAGCTCTCCGTCGTTACTCTGGTGAACAAGCTGCTGGCCAAGACAGTGTTTGCCGATGCCCCTAACGGTCAGGCTCAGGGGGTATGGATGCGGGTCAATGCCGTGGTGCTCGACGCCCTGCTGGCCAGCTACCACGACGCGGCGAGTTCGCCCGAGGTGAAGGCGCAGCTGGCGGGCCGTCTGGCCTTCGCCCAGAAGCAGCTCAGCCGACTGGTGAAGCGCAGCAGCGACTATGAGGCGGCCCATTATCAATGGCTGCTCGATGGCGTAGAGAAGGGGCTGAAGGATAGCAAGCACAAGCTGATCCACAAGCCGCTGGCTATGCCACCGGGCTCGCCGATTTAAGCTCGTCAGAAGCGCTTATGAGCAAAAATGATATTTAGCTAAAAGCCCCGCATCGCGGGGCTTTTTTATGGTCTAAATTTGCCCGAGCCGGCGGGCTAGAGACGCTGCACCGAGTCGAGGAAGTTGCGGGCGGTCTGCTCTTCACGGCTGGACTGATAGCTGGCCATCAACAACAGCAGGTGGTCGTCGATGATATAGATGTGTTGCAACATGCGGGTATCGTCCTTGGGCAGACGCATCTCAACCTCGTAGCCGCGCATGCCATTGGTGTTGATATAGCCCTTGCTGAGGATCAACTCCTCGAGAATGGCGGCGACTTCAGGCCCCGCCATGGCAGTGTATTTATCCATCTCATACGGAAGAAACTCCAGATCTTCTGGCTCGAAGCGTTCCATCGAGGACTTGAAACTCATCACAAACATGGTGAGCTTGTCATCGGCGTTTTTCTGGGTATTGAGGGACTCGAACTCCACTTGGGTGTTTTGCTTGTGCAGCA contains the following coding sequences:
- a CDS encoding response regulator — its product is MKSTEPDLQLKSPIQKNYNRAVFYTYIGVIIMALLTAWIFFERQKTQMMDQREELVERHVLQIDLLLESSIRAVKSLRNVAVDHLRLGELVRTDRLPQYEKFNESGQFFTLEPSYAQSGKPFTNMGRITGAGSLNGRSDKFYQELEMLFELSLSFPVARQAAPKASSIYYISKHRMMSYYPWPSDEQRFRDELLKKQQFQLVTPAMNPQRSVAWSPAYVEPNGKGLLTTVGVPIYLEDEFIGSINLDMTLSSLDKQIRLYFKMPGTVILLDQQNNILSHSDIDAADINRVFHISQKIPSALHSVPESELFDAHEGIMRNGYYIHSVALQNAPWRLLYLQDENELFKDSWEKLELTFLLVVIALSVLVTIVHWQTRRSFVNPASRLLSHLEGCSQEPRKPPAKITQGWEPWFQLVSRIFEENQQYTRHLAEQNRRLDNLVARRTERLKETTERREREYALLRSLLDSIPEAIIFKDKEGKYLGCNKSAERMLGYTESEMIGQDSQTMTSNEQSMRIRAEDERVLSERTPLRYQEKVELAGKPVLLDTLKLPFYNRRGELLGLIAVWRDVTREYESAEQLRLSEERYHLAMDAVEDGLWDWYLDSEQIICNPAYYSMLGYKSNEFPALVSTIDELVHPDDRIRVQEYREQYLADPIGAYDVEFRMRGKSGMYHWVLSRGRVVEFTSDNQPKRMVGTHKDITRHKSNEVALLEAKQDAESANLYKSEFLANMSHEIRTPMNAIIGMLQLASRTQLTPQQADYLDKAGFSAQSLLRIINDILDFSKIEAGKLELERVAFPLDKVLDHALDLNALKAQEKGVELLLYAPVTAGLILEGDPLRLGQVLINMLSNAVKFTQSGEIELGCEDVGERDHRITLKFWVRDTGIGISKEQQESLFDAFAQADGSTTRKYGGTGLGLSISKHLVSMMGGTMQVQSELGVGSTFSFTISFEIAEEAEVKPLIVPEVIGNLKTLVVDDNPTALQIYSTAMRDFHFDVDTASNGAEALYKLEHRPVDLLLLDWMMPEMDGVEVIKALDAMVADGRLEKRPVIIMMTAYASEPLKEDLDDLDIYAMLQKPFKASALFDEIIAAFIDKPKINPAAALPVEGNATGTGQILLVEDNFINQQVATELLKSAGYEVDVAENGQVALDMVDAKQYDAVLMDIQMPVMDGLTATKELRKRYTKEELPVIAMTAHAMSGDREKSLAAGMNAHITKPIVLNELFDTLAQWIVRH
- a CDS encoding zinc-dependent metalloprotease gives rise to the protein MRPSTLALALALILVPTGPLLAIENSAKVIKSSQAAKGFINLFYQQGSGDLYLEATRLKQPFLLVTSLPHGVGSNDIGLDRGQLGMTRLVQFERHGPYLILKQLNTRYRVTTDNGAEQRAVKEAFAESVLWRGKLLEGKQALVSIKDLVLRDLHGIADTLEQTKQGHYQLDKETSLILPQGVKSFERNSDVDVLLTFKGAKAGPQVAEVTPDGKQMSLRMRYSFVELPDDNYQPRAYHPNSGYLSDEYLDYGAPIDKDIVQRHLLRHRLQKVVPGDAPSEVVKPIIYYLDPGVPEPIRSALLEGARWWETAFNEAGFINGFKVELLPEDADPQDIRYNVIQWVHRATRGWSYGSAIADPRTGEIIKGHVTLGSQRVRQDHLIARGLTAGWQDREAVAQAVTDLSLARIRQLSAHEVGHTLGLDHNFAASSNDNASVMDYPHPKATLKGDKIDISAPYDEGVGAWDKFTVAYGYGQFSAEDQQTKLTELMQAVERQGLRYIGEADSRRAGASHAYASLWDNGQDPVAELSRLAKVREAAIDGFSDAALLQGQPYGELRDAFVPIYLLTRYQIEAAAKFIGGTDYTYSTQEGGRSWHYMAPELQKNALDALLQGLSVDALALPTKVTDALVPKSGNYGATRESFDSATGVVIDPIGMAEVLSRHTCGQLLQPMRLNRVNQGYFADKEQLSVVTLVNKLLAKTVFADAPNGQAQGVWMRVNAVVLDALLASYHDAASSPEVKAQLAGRLAFAQKQLSRLVKRSSDYEAAHYQWLLDGVEKGLKDSKHKLIHKPLAMPPGSPI